The Neosynechococcus sphagnicola sy1 genome has a window encoding:
- a CDS encoding bifunctional ornithine acetyltransferase/N-acetylglutamate synthase, producing the protein MTDWQIIPGGITAPRGYRAAGITAGLKPSGLPDLALIVSDVEAIAAGVFTTSQVRAACVDYCRQRLQAKPTAQAILINSGQANAATGADGWIDALESAQLLSQALKIDPESILLASTGVIGKRIKMEALRRGIPSLVASVSPDGSDLAARAIMTTDLVPKSIALETLIGDRPVRIGGICKGSGMIHPNMATMLAFVTCDAAVXPPRVATHAQSCRRSQF; encoded by the coding sequence ATGACGGACTGGCAGATCATTCCCGGCGGTATTACGGCTCCCAGAGGTTATCGCGCCGCAGGCATTACGGCAGGACTCAAACCCTCAGGACTGCCTGATCTGGCGCTGATTGTTTCTGATGTAGAGGCGATCGCGGCTGGGGTGTTTACAACCAGCCAAGTCCGAGCGGCCTGTGTGGATTATTGTCGGCAGCGATTACAGGCCAAACCCACTGCCCAAGCCATTTTGATCAATTCGGGTCAAGCCAACGCAGCGACGGGAGCCGATGGTTGGATCGATGCCCTAGAGTCAGCCCAGTTGCTCAGCCAAGCCTTAAAAATTGACCCAGAATCGATTCTGCTCGCTTCAACTGGTGTCATTGGTAAACGGATCAAAATGGAAGCCTTGCGCAGGGGCATTCCCTCACTGGTAGCCAGCGTCTCCCCTGACGGGTCAGACCTGGCAGCCCGAGCGATTATGACCACGGATTTAGTGCCGAAGTCCATTGCCCTGGAAACCCTGATCGGCGATCGCCCGGTGCGAATTGGGGGGATTTGCAAGGGGTCTGGGATGATCCACCCCAATATGGCCACGATGCTGGCCTTTGTTACCTGTGATGCGGCGGTATMCCCCCCCCGTGTGGCAACACATGCTCAGTCGTGCCGCCGATCGCAGTTTTAA
- a CDS encoding DUF1823 family protein, producing MEVSITVILHSPTQQNLLCLTYPPLNLETIWEILNDTLEDATANQLVWHCLGYRYHPQSNHWETDRVQADWREAYPEPPNFIESRPATVKLTRSIPAEHKQLLKTQLGFAGYKVGELVPRQTRRATIANWLLSYLASDSPSPA from the coding sequence GTGGAAGTGTCAATTACCGTTATTCTGCACTCCCCCACTCAACAAAATTTGTTGTGTCTGACCTACCCCCCCCTGAACCTAGAAACCATCTGGGAAATCCTCAATGACACCCTGGAGGATGCTACGGCGAACCAACTGGTTTGGCATTGCCTCGGTTATCGCTATCATCCCCAGAGCAATCACTGGGAAACAGATCGGGTGCAGGCGGACTGGCGGGAAGCCTATCCTGAGCCTCCCAATTTTATTGAAAGCCGCCCCGCAACGGTGAAACTAACGCGCTCGATTCCTGCTGAGCATAAGCAGCTTCTGAAAACACAACTGGGGTTTGCCGGTTACAAAGTTGGCGAGCTGGTTCCGCGTCAAACCCGCCGTGCGACCATTGCCAACTGGTTACTGAGTTACCTGGCCAGTGATTCCCCCTCCCCTGCCTGA
- a CDS encoding bifunctional ornithine acetyltransferase/N-acetylglutamate synthase: protein MWQHMLSRAADRSFNQVTVDGDTSTNDSLMALTNGESRTPAITEAGAEAEKLEAMLTEVCMYLAQAIARDGEGATCLVEVQVTGASDDASARKIARTVAGSSLVKSAIFGRDPNWGRIAAAAGRAGVLFDAEQLRIQLGEFLMMEQGQPLAYDRAAASEYMRQAAAGVYLQSDTVEIAVRVGSGTGAGIAWGCDLSYDYVKINAEYTT, encoded by the coding sequence GTGTGGCAACACATGCTCAGTCGTGCCGCCGATCGCAGTTTTAACCAGGTGACGGTGGACGGAGATACCAGCACCAATGACTCTCTGATGGCCCTGACCAACGGTGAATCCCGTACCCCGGCGATTACGGAGGCGGGTGCTGAGGCTGAGAAACTAGAAGCGATGCTGACGGAGGTTTGTATGTACCTCGCCCAGGCGATCGCTCGGGATGGAGAAGGAGCCACCTGCTTGGTAGAAGTGCAGGTCACGGGAGCCAGTGATGATGCCTCCGCCCGGAAAATCGCCCGAACCGTTGCTGGCTCTTCCTTGGTAAAGTCTGCGATCTTTGGTCGTGACCCGAACTGGGGACGGATTGCTGCCGCAGCGGGACGGGCAGGAGTACTGTTTGACGCGGAACAACTGCGAATTCAGCTGGGTGAGTTTTTGATGATGGAGCAGGGACAACCCTTAGCCTACGATCGGGCAGCGGCCAGTGAGTACATGAGACAAGCCGCCGCTGGGGTATATCTCCAGTCCGATACAGTGGAGATCGCCGTCCGTGTTGGGAGTGGGACTGGGGCTGGCATCGCTTGGGGCTGTGATCTCAGTTATGACTATGTAAAAATCAATGCCGAGTACACCACTTAA